One Streptomyces marianii genomic window, CGGTCCTACGACCTGGTCCGCCTCCGCGACGACCAGGTACTCACCGAGGACGAATCATTCGACAGCCACCCCACCGACGCCCAGATCGCCGCCGTCCTCGAAGACCTCAAGGGCCTGCCGTTCTACACCACCCCCGAGCGGTACGCCGAACTCGACGTCATCTTCATCAACGACGACGGCGACGGCTTCCCGGCCGTGCCCCTGGCCGATCTGCAGCGCCCCACTCCGCGTCTGGACCTGGCACGCCTGGCGGCTCCCCGCGCGGTGTGCGACCACGGCCTGACCGCCTGGCGCTGCGCCCTGTGCGGCCCGCGCGAGGCTTACGAGTGCCAGTGGGGGACCTGCGCCGCCAACACCGTCGCGCTCGGAGTGTGTGAACGCTGCCTCGACGTCCACGTCACCACCCTCGCCTACCGCGCCTGGCGCAACTCGACTTCGCCGCCCGCGGCCTGATCTCCGGCGCCGCCCCGGGGAGCCGGGCGCCGTCCGGTGCTGTCCGGTGAACGTCGGCGGCGGGGCCCGCACCAGTTCGCCGCCGTGCCTCTGGGGTCGTACGGTGTCCCCCGTCGGCCTGCTCGATTGCGGCGCGGCGTGACACCCAGCGATCCGCCCGGCCACGGCTTCCTACCCGGCGTCGTGTCGGGGAGAAGAAGGTGACCGCCGCCCGTCCGTGACCGCCGCCCGCGTCGGCTCATGCTTCTGGTGGTCCGCCGCGCCGCTTGGTCGTCGCTGTGCCTGCACGCCCCGCGGGCATCCGCCGCGGGTACGTGGTGCCTCGGCGCCCGGACGGTGTCGGCCCGCCGTCGTGCTGGGCGGGGAGGACTTGGTCGCCGCCGCGCGGACTGCCGCCGCGCCGCCCGCCGGTCCGCGGTCTTCGCGCCGTGCCGCGCTCCATCGCCGGTCTACCGGCGTTGTCCCGGCCCCGCCCGGCGCGGCCTGGGGCTCGATGTCCCGACCCCGATCAGTGCCGTTGGCCGCCCACCCCGCTGTCCCGCTCGGCCGCCGCCGGCCGCTCGTGCCGTCCCGGCGCCGGAACCCCCGGCCAGCCCGGCCCGTGTCGCCGCCGCGCCCAAGTCGGCCGTCGTCCTGTGCGGTCCGCCGCCCCGGACCGCGCTGTCGTGCCCGGGTCGGCCGCCGCCGCTCCCCGGGTAGTGTCCTTCTGGGGCTGCCGCCGCCCCGGCTCGCCCCGGCTTGCGCCGCGTGCCTCTTCCTGGTCGTCCGCACCGGGCACCGTCCAGCCGCGTCCCGGCCCCTGCCCCGCCTCTCGCCGCTCCCGCTCCCGTACTGCCCGCGCGTCGGCCGCCGTCCTGCCGCCGGGCCCTGCTGCCGCGGTTGGTCCGCCGTCGTCCGGTGGCGCCTTCGCCGTGCCGTCGCCGCGCCCTGCGGTCGCCCTGCTGTCCCGTCCCGGCCCCTGCCCCGCCTCTCGCCGTGTGCCGCTCCCATACCGCCCGGCCGCCGTCCGCCGCGCCGCGGTCTCGTCCGCCTCCGGCCTCTCGCCTTCCGGCGCGCCGCTGTCGCCGTTGTCCCGTCCGGTCGCGGTCGGGGGGCAGAGGGGTACATGTACCGGTGTGAGCAGACTCAGATGGGCGGACGTGGTGGACCGGGCCGCGGTCATCGTGACCGGCTACGACGCGGTCGGCGGCTGCACCCTGCGCCAGGTCTACTACCGGCTGGTCGCGGAGGCCGTGATCCCGCACACCGCGCCGGCGTACCGCCGCTTGTCCGCGCGTCTCGCGCAGGCCCGCCGGCAGGAGGGGTTTCCCGACCTGATCGACCCGCTGCGCGAGGTCCACGCCCCGCCGGCCTGGCCGGACGCCGGCGCCTTCATACGCGAGGCGCCCGCCTGGTTCTGCCTGGACCACACCGCCGGGCAGGCCGCGGCCGTGTACGTGGCCTGCGAGAAGGACACCCTGCGCGCCCAGCTCACCGGCTGGCTGGAGAGGACCGGGATCCCTGTCCTGGTCGTGCGGGGGTTCGGCAGTCAGAGCTACGTCCAGGTCGTACGCGAGCGCACCGCCCGTGACCCGCGCCCGGCCGTCCTGCTTTATGTCGGGGACTTCGACGCCTCCGGCGCCGACATCGAGCGCGACTGGGTCGCGCGTACCGCCTGTTGGGCCTCGGTCGAGCGGGTGCTGCTCACCCACGACCAGGTCCGCGAGCACGAGCTGCCGCCGGCCGAGGGGAAGGCGGGCGACCCCCGCTGGCCCGCGTTCGCCCGCCGGTACCGGCTCGATGCGGACCGTCCGGTGCAGTGGGAAGTCGAAGCGCTCGATCCGGCCGAGCTTCAGCGCCTTGTCGCCGCCGCCGTCGCCCCGTACATCGACAGCGAGGTCCTCGCCGCCCGCCTCGCCGAGGAAGCACGACAGCGCGCCCGGCTGCGCGAGGTCCTCGACGACGCACACCGCCAGCTGACGAGCGAAGGCCCGGACGCCGGCACGTGATCGCCCCACCGCCCGCTCGACGCCGCTCGTGCCGGCCGGCGTGGTCCGCGCGGCCCCGGTGCCGCCGCTCCATCCAGGTGCGGTCCGCCGGTCGACCGGCTGGTCCTGCCAGCCGGGGAAGGCCAGCGGGCGGGACGCTGAACGCCGCTCATGCCAGCCCGGGGCTCGCCGCAGGGCGGCTTCGCTCATCCCGTGGGACAGGTCGCGGGAAGTGATCGGCACATCCGAAGGCGACTGGATCAGATCAAGGGCTCGAAGCGGCCGCCCTCGACCAGATGTCCGTCCCGGACGACCAGAGCGATGGCTGCTACCTCGGTCGGCTCCGCAGGGCGCCGGTCACCCGTCCGAGGGACAGCGAGCACGGGCCCGAAGACGGCAAGCTGACACGCAGGACGAACGGCAGCCGAGACCAGAGGGCGCGGGACATGGACGACGAGTACGGACCGGTGGTCGCTGCCTACACGAGGGCGGAGTTCATCCGGAGCGGCGACCTCATTGAGATCCCGCCCAAGATGGCCTCCGACGCCGGCTTCGAGGTTCCCCTGCTCATTACCGCGGGCGCCCGGGAGGAGTTCGTGGGCGGCACTGACGGTGGCGAGGACGAGCGGCTGAGCACGGTGCTGTCCGCGGTCGCGGGGGCTGTCGCGCAGGCGCCTGCGAACGAGGTGTGCTTCGTCGTGCCAGCTGAGGACCTGCCCGCCACTCAGGCGTCCACCGGCGCCGACCGGCTCCTTGCCATCACCGAGCCCGGCGATACGGGCGAACTCGTCATGACCCTGATGCTCCCCACCGAAATGTGACCTCCGCCGGGCCGTCTGCCCGGTCTGGGGGAGCCGCCGCACTCGCCGCCTAGCGGCACCGCGCCGTCGCGATTTCACGGCCTCCTCGGAGCCGGGCGGAGGTCATCGCCGTCCCGCTGACGGGCAGCGGGCCGCGTTTCGCTAACGCGCAAGGATGAGTACGGCGCAGTGGGCCGCGCGGGTGGCCCGTCCGGGCGACGCGCGAGGACGGGCTCCGGTATGGATCTTTCCTGAGTAGGCCGAGCAGCCGGGGTCACGTCCGCTGGCGTTCGGTGCCGTCCGGCTCTGTCCGGTGAACGCCGGCCCCACAGCAGTTCACCGCTGAGCCCGGCTGTCCGGGGGTGTCCTCAACGCCCGCCGCCAGCCTCTCGTGCCCGTCGCCGGACCGTATCCACAGGTTGCCGGCCCGAGGCTGCAGCACATGACGATCTCTTCTGATGTGACCGCGCCGAGCAGCGCCCCGGCGGCGCACCGCGCGGCTTTCCCCTGCCCCGCCTGCTTCCCCGGCGTGCCTGCGGACTGCATACGCAAGGATTCGTGCGCGGGCCGGTGCATGCCGGTGAGCGGGGACAGCGACACCTGCCGCAACTGCCAAGAATGGCTGTGCGTCGGGTGCGGCAAGCATCCCGTCGACAGCGTGCCCGACCTGTGCCCGATGTGCTGCGACTGACCTCGGTGAACGCCCCGACGCGCCCGGCGGACGGGCTCCGGGCGCGCCTGGCCATGCTGTGGGGATGGACGCGAGGGGCGAGGCCGGCCCGTGGCGCTCCGGCAGCGGTGCCGGACGAGGAGACGACGCCCGCCTCCGCGCCCGGTCCGGATCCCGCCGCTGCGCCTCCTGCCGATGACGGTTGCGGCGGGCATCGCAGCACCGGAAGCCCAGGAGTGCTACCGGCACCGGCATCACGCGGCGCCCGGGCCGTCCCGGTGCCGGTGGTGCCCCGAGCACGGTGGAAAGCCCGCCGTACTCCGCCGCTCCTGTACGCGCGGATGTCCCACAGCGAGCGGGCCGCCTACCGAGACCGTCACCCGCAGTGCCAGCTGTGCCGTCGCCGCCCGACGGCCGCCGTCGACCACGACGCGGTCACGGGGCACGTGCGCGGCGCAGTGTGCCGTAGCTGCAACAGCTGGCTGGGGTCGATGGAGGCGGCGCTCCGCGTCCCCGAGCGCGCCATGCAGCAGCAGGCGGCCTACCTGCACTGGAAGTTCGAGGCCGACGGCACGGCCGCGCTGGCCCACTACGCAGGCGAGTTGTCGTATCTGGGGCTGACCGTCAAGGAGTTCGCCGGCGGACTGCTCGCGGTGCGCCGGCTACTGGTGGTGCCGTGCGTGTACTGGACCGACCAGGCCGCAGGGCCTGCCCGTGAGACCGAGTGGACGAAGACCGGGCCCCTGGCGGACGCCGAAGAGGCCGAGCGGCATCATCGCCGTCTGCGGAGCGCCTGCGGAGTCGCCGTTGTCGTCACCGCGTTCGAGCCGGACGACGGCGTGAACAGCCCTTCTCCCCGCGGTCTGGTCAAGCCCTTCACCGGCAGCCCCCAGCACCACTACGGCAGCCGGCGCACCGCCCTGGACCGCAGCGGCCGCCCGCCCGGCGGCGGCCAGCAGGGGCCGGGTGGACCCGGGCTGCCAGGCCGGGCATGACCGACGAGCCCGCGTCCCCGCCCCGCTCCCGCGCGCGGTCCTCGGCCCGCCGCCCGGCTGCTCCCGCTGCTGGCAGTCGTCCGCGGGCGGTTACCGGGCTGCTGGGGATGTCCGGTGCCCTCCAGAAGCGTCCGACGCGGTCTTCGCGGCCGCTGCCGCTGCCGCGCCGCCGTGCCGCCGCCGGTCCGCCGCCGCGCCGCGTCCCCGTCGCGCCGCGGTCCCGCCGCCCGGCCGCCGCGCCCCCGCGCTGCCGCCCGGCCGCCGGTCCGCCGCCGCGGCCCGGCCGCGCCCCCGCCGCGCCGCCGTGCCGCGCCCGGCCGTGCCCCCGCTGCCGTCGCCGCGGTCCCGCTGCCGCCCCGCGCCGCCGCCCGGCCGCGCCCCCGCCCCGCCGCGCCCACGCCCTGCCGCCGCTGTCACGCCCTGCCGCCGGTCCGCCGCGCCGTGCCGCCGCCCGGCCGCCGCCGGTCCGCCGCCGCCGGTCCGCCTCCGCGCCCCGCGCCGCCCGGCCGCCGCCGCCTCGTCGTCCCGTCGCCGTCGCGCGCCGCGCCGCCGCGCTGCCGCCCGCCGTGCCGCCGCCGCCTGACCGCCCCGTGCCGCCGCCCGCCCGCCGTGCCGCCGGTCCGCCGCCGCCGGTCCGCCGCCGCCGGTCCGCCGCCGTCGCGCCGCGCCCGGCCGCCGGTCCGCCGCCCGGCCGCCGGTCCGCCGCCCCGTGCCGCCGGGCCGCCCTGCCGTCGCGTCGCCGCCCCGCCCGCGCCGCCGCGCCCTGCTGCCGCCGCGCCCTGCTGCCGCCGCGCCCTGCTGCCGCCGCGCCCTGCTGCCGCCGGGCCGCGGCCCCCGCCGTTGCCGGCGTCGCGCCCGGCGGGGGCCCCGCCCGCCGGGTGTGGGTTGTCTGGTTCGGGTGTGAGTACCGCGCACAGGGTTCTACGGTGCACCGGTGAGCACTGAGACACCGCCGGGAAGCGGGACCGGACTGCCCGAGCCGCCGGAGGGCGGGGCCGGACTGCCCGAGCCGCCGGAGGGCGGGACCAAACTGCCGGATGTCGATGAGGTCTTGGCCGCGGCGCTGTGCGCGCAGGGTGAGCCGGGTGTGCGGGCGCTGGGGCTGCTGCGTGATGCGCGCCGGATCCTGACCGGCACCGTTCTGGAGCGGCCGGGAGAGGTCGCGGAGTCGTGTCTGCGCGGCGCGGCGGACGCGCTGCTGAGCCTGCCGGGCGCTCCGGCCGTTCCGGTGGGCCTGAAGTCCGCGGCCGCAGGCCTGCTCGACGCCGTGGACGCCGTCTCTGCCGCGCGGGTTGCCGTCAGCGGCGCTCCGGCCGGCCGGGACGACGCCGTCCCGGAGGCGAGCCGGACGGCCGCCGGTGCCGCCCCGGCGGCCGCCTCCGGTGCCCCGGCCGGCCCGTCGGCGTTCGCGTCCTCCGGCGTCGCGGGGGTTGAGGAGGCGTGGGAGCGGGTGAGCGCGGCGGCCGAGGTGCTGCGCGGGCAGCTGGCCCGGCCGGGCGGCTACCACCGGGGCCGGGCCGTGGGGATCGCCGAGCGCCTGATGGGGGTGAAGCTCGGCGTCGCCCAGGAGACGGCGCTGGACGTGTGGGGCGCGGTGTACGGCACGA contains:
- a CDS encoding DUF6573 family protein; the protein is MSVPDDQSDGCYLGRLRRAPVTRPRDSEHGPEDGKLTRRTNGSRDQRARDMDDEYGPVVAAYTRAEFIRSGDLIEIPPKMASDAGFEVPLLITAGAREEFVGGTDGGEDERLSTVLSAVAGAVAQAPANEVCFVVPAEDLPATQASTGADRLLAITEPGDTGELVMTLMLPTEM
- a CDS encoding endonuclease domain-containing protein; translated protein: MSHSERAAYRDRHPQCQLCRRRPTAAVDHDAVTGHVRGAVCRSCNSWLGSMEAALRVPERAMQQQAAYLHWKFEADGTAALAHYAGELSYLGLTVKEFAGGLLAVRRLLVVPCVYWTDQAAGPARETEWTKTGPLADAEEAERHHRRLRSACGVAVVVTAFEPDDGVNSPSPRGLVKPFTGSPQHHYGSRRTALDRSGRPPGGGQQGPGGPGLPGRA